The following proteins are encoded in a genomic region of Reichenbachiella sp.:
- a CDS encoding DUF5723 family protein: MKRLFLLGLLALPFFSHSQNFKSALFADHPGVYAVGNMPSLLVDRSSKWDIQVVGTQFNLFNSDNEGRSFYEKMKSAMLTSNPRYLLSLDANFVMAEARVVLPTISYAINKNNAVAFSAGIRSISYERTSGLNFSEFIQSIRDGENFNGRFFDDFMTMYSNSWMQFGLSYARNWEVSDDWSVQTGLTLRYLSGIASGKFEIDGLNSDFRNSETDNISAKVSIVYNDELNQMMESETFEADLFSKNGYSVDFSFSAQWKDRLTIGLSFLDLGKINYKSAKNSTDYALNGETLDGKSLQQIQSVDQLTDSLSAQFSVDDIPIDRFSTRTPFRAILFAKYKLYNHLSLSVSNVLLKPRESNRSTGDTVWSIHVAPTYEIRKVAVIIPMGYSTYSDFHTGFGLQWRFLNLGSDNILSYYFSDDPSRAMSIYLSFRVKIGQYDKKK; the protein is encoded by the coding sequence ATGAAGAGACTATTTCTATTAGGGCTGCTTGCGCTGCCATTTTTTTCTCATTCACAAAATTTTAAATCTGCGTTGTTTGCTGACCACCCGGGTGTATACGCCGTAGGAAACATGCCTTCTTTGTTGGTAGATAGAAGTTCAAAATGGGACATTCAGGTAGTTGGTACTCAGTTCAACCTTTTCAATAGTGATAATGAGGGGCGATCATTTTATGAAAAAATGAAATCTGCCATGCTCACGTCAAATCCTAGATATTTGCTTTCATTGGATGCTAATTTTGTTATGGCGGAAGCTCGGGTAGTCTTGCCAACTATTTCTTACGCGATCAACAAAAACAATGCTGTGGCTTTTTCCGCGGGGATTAGGAGCATCTCATATGAAAGAACATCAGGTTTAAATTTTTCGGAGTTTATTCAGTCCATAAGGGATGGCGAAAATTTCAATGGGAGATTTTTTGATGACTTTATGACCATGTACTCAAATTCCTGGATGCAGTTTGGTCTGAGTTATGCTAGAAATTGGGAGGTGTCCGACGATTGGTCTGTTCAAACAGGCTTGACCTTGCGTTATTTGTCGGGAATAGCTTCAGGTAAATTTGAAATAGACGGATTGAATAGTGATTTTCGGAATTCTGAAACTGATAACATTTCTGCTAAAGTGTCCATTGTTTACAATGACGAACTGAACCAGATGATGGAATCTGAGACCTTCGAAGCAGATTTGTTTTCAAAAAATGGCTACTCCGTTGACTTTAGTTTTTCAGCACAATGGAAAGACCGACTGACTATTGGTTTGTCGTTTCTTGATCTTGGAAAAATCAATTACAAAAGCGCAAAAAACAGTACTGATTACGCTTTGAATGGAGAAACGCTAGATGGTAAAAGCTTGCAACAAATCCAAAGTGTAGATCAATTGACGGACTCATTGAGCGCACAATTTTCAGTAGACGACATTCCTATTGATCGCTTTAGTACACGCACACCTTTTCGTGCGATACTATTTGCCAAATACAAACTATATAATCATTTGAGTCTAAGTGTTTCTAATGTGCTCTTGAAACCTCGGGAATCGAACCGATCTACTGGAGATACGGTGTGGAGTATCCATGTTGCTCCAACCTATGAAATTCGAAAAGTAGCTGTGATCATCCCAATGGGGTATAGTACATATTCCGATTTTCACACTGGGTTTGGATTGCAATGGAGATTTCTCAATTTAGGCTCTGATAATATATTGTCCTATTACTTCTCAGATGACCCCTCTCGAGCGATGAGTATTTACTTATCCTTCAGAGTCAAAATAGGTCAATACGATAAGAAAAAATAA